One genomic region from bacterium encodes:
- a CDS encoding Ig-like domain-containing protein — translation MRDTRHLLKIWLFALVVIASNAIASPIGTVRISPYPSVVMADGKSIVNISVDARDQGGHAVPNGTQVTLTTTLGQFRESIVSCTSGVARAVLVSGTISGNAKITASVMGLITIGTAEVEFVNDRRAISAASEYIEVGGRDYLAYFPEPRWVSASGKNKEAFIIYRDIEIRADDMQLDAGNERVIARNAVVKSLGKTLECVELSYQLRARQGIAVTNYEGRTQLVTIRGTNITGKPEYFNANDFHMRDDLDTVQSFITAHYITIFPNNKVQFHRANIYVGGAKVMSLPLYSFDMWSASGQFFSTNLIGFQDGRLSLELPFYYMLSPKGTGALTLRTRQQAGRGYSSSHGTFLDLDQSYSSSDKYDGAFSLTNLASGDWGASFRHNQRFGENMQGFFMADFPEHKGSFFSASLNRQFKGFHAGLSASMQNQFSGIDPDAKQFDFSLETDPRRIKGTPFNNTWALTSSYTRMKGYDGKEFAEDGVGLRWRGMMNPLRFSKTGSLQSGLTVSKLFGTNATKDVDVLATISSTMRLFNTTSFNIVYDFAHDSMRSAIMGSHRLSAQIYSTAGPVRLSLIGISGLDTDYNSILTDASFQISPLLRFGASYTYQKFVGFGVDDFSLVLGYRIGFRELALTWSKEAKRINIELLSASF, via the coding sequence ATGCGTGATACTCGTCACCTATTGAAAATCTGGTTGTTTGCGTTGGTCGTTATTGCTTCAAATGCGATTGCCAGCCCTATAGGAACTGTTCGTATTTCACCTTACCCGTCGGTCGTTATGGCCGACGGGAAAAGCATTGTAAATATAAGTGTGGATGCGAGAGATCAGGGAGGTCATGCTGTTCCTAATGGAACGCAGGTAACTCTTACCACGACACTTGGTCAGTTCCGCGAATCAATTGTTTCTTGTACTTCAGGCGTAGCGCGGGCTGTGTTAGTTTCCGGAACAATTTCAGGCAATGCGAAAATAACAGCAAGTGTCATGGGTTTAATTACCATCGGTACTGCGGAAGTAGAGTTTGTTAACGACCGCCGGGCAATAAGTGCTGCAAGTGAATATATCGAAGTAGGAGGCCGTGATTATTTAGCTTATTTCCCAGAACCACGATGGGTTTCTGCAAGCGGTAAGAATAAAGAAGCGTTCATCATATATCGTGATATTGAAATTAGAGCGGATGACATGCAGCTCGATGCCGGAAATGAGCGTGTGATTGCTCGAAATGCGGTTGTTAAGTCGCTCGGCAAGACCCTTGAATGTGTGGAGCTTTCATATCAACTTCGAGCACGGCAAGGGATTGCGGTTACTAACTATGAAGGCCGAACCCAATTAGTCACAATTCGCGGGACGAACATCACTGGAAAACCTGAATACTTTAACGCGAATGATTTCCACATGCGAGATGACTTGGACACGGTACAGTCATTTATCACTGCACATTACATCACTATCTTCCCCAACAATAAAGTTCAATTTCACCGTGCTAATATTTATGTGGGCGGAGCAAAGGTGATGTCGCTTCCTCTCTATTCATTCGATATGTGGAGTGCAAGCGGACAATTCTTTTCTACCAATCTCATCGGTTTCCAAGATGGGCGATTGTCGTTGGAATTGCCTTTTTATTATATGTTAAGTCCTAAAGGCACAGGTGCTTTGACCTTAAGAACTCGTCAACAAGCAGGACGTGGATATAGCAGTTCTCACGGCACATTCCTCGACCTGGATCAGTCTTATAGTTCATCGGATAAGTATGATGGGGCATTCAGCTTAACGAACTTGGCAAGTGGCGATTGGGGCGCTTCATTTCGCCACAATCAACGTTTTGGCGAGAATATGCAGGGCTTCTTCATGGCCGATTTTCCTGAACATAAAGGCAGCTTCTTTTCTGCTTCTCTAAATAGGCAATTTAAAGGATTTCATGCGGGCCTAAGCGCTTCTATGCAAAATCAGTTCTCTGGGATTGACCCTGATGCAAAACAGTTTGACTTTTCATTAGAGACGGATCCTAGACGAATTAAAGGTACCCCTTTCAATAACACATGGGCGCTTACTTCAAGCTATACACGGATGAAAGGATATGATGGTAAGGAGTTTGCCGAGGATGGGGTTGGGCTTCGATGGCGTGGGATGATGAACCCGCTTCGGTTCAGTAAGACTGGCTCCTTGCAGAGTGGCTTGACCGTCAGTAAGCTTTTTGGAACAAACGCTACCAAGGATGTCGACGTCCTGGCTACCATTTCGAGCACGATGCGTTTGTTCAATACGACTTCGTTTAATATTGTCTATGACTTCGCGCACGATAGTATGCGTTCTGCGATTATGGGAAGCCATAGATTGTCGGCACAAATTTACTCGACAGCGGGTCCGGTTCGTCTTTCTCTTATCGGTATTTCCGGATTGGATACGGACTACAACAGCATCTTAACGGATGCCTCCTTTCAAATCTCGCCGTTACTTCGGTTTGGGGCCAGCTATACTTACCAGAAGTTTGTTGGCTTTGGGGTAGATGACTTTTCGCTCGTACTCGGATACCGGATAGGTTTCCGCGAATTAGCTCTTACTTGGTCAAAAGAAGCCAAACGTATCAACATTGAGCTATTATCCGCTTCATTCTGA
- a CDS encoding glycosyltransferase, giving the protein MKIALFSDSFLPVPNGVSIAVRGLAKELRGLGHKVYIFAPTFRGYEDTDPNVLRLPSIQPPVAYRYPLALPVSPRIIDAFGQLGIDIVHTHTPFFTGMAARSLAKRAGLPLVSTYHTLYENYIHYVPFIPKVIVRSMLRYYLQYYYRKCDTLITPSQAALDSLRAHNVTKAATIIPTAIPEAPAFDRHVQRKALGVDDGTLMMLYVGRLALEKNTPFLLRSLKPILDKNPNCALWLVGAGPLLDHIARLSKKLGIDRQVHIVGGMPREEVNRYYAAADLFVFPSTSETQGLVIGEAQTYGLPCVAVEGGGASEAMRPNETGFVVPNEETLFTQAVEKLIYDEPLRKQFSANSANQSVIYTPQSMARRVVEVYESVLSPNANRSLIKTS; this is encoded by the coding sequence ATGAAAATTGCGCTGTTCAGTGACAGCTTTTTACCGGTTCCAAATGGAGTGAGTATCGCAGTACGTGGATTGGCTAAGGAGCTGAGAGGCTTGGGGCATAAGGTGTACATATTTGCACCTACGTTCCGCGGCTATGAAGATACCGATCCGAACGTGTTGCGGCTACCTTCAATACAACCTCCGGTTGCATACCGTTATCCTTTGGCTCTGCCAGTTAGCCCGCGCATCATAGACGCATTCGGCCAGCTCGGCATTGATATAGTGCATACTCATACGCCATTCTTCACTGGGATGGCAGCACGTAGCTTGGCCAAACGCGCGGGCCTGCCTCTGGTCAGCACCTATCATACGCTCTATGAAAATTACATACATTACGTGCCTTTCATCCCAAAAGTCATCGTCCGATCTATGTTGCGTTATTACTTGCAATACTATTATCGAAAATGCGATACATTAATTACCCCTTCCCAAGCAGCGCTTGATTCGCTTCGTGCTCACAATGTAACCAAAGCAGCGACGATTATTCCGACCGCCATCCCTGAAGCGCCTGCCTTTGATAGACACGTTCAACGCAAAGCTCTAGGGGTTGATGATGGAACGCTAATGATGCTTTATGTTGGCCGATTAGCCCTAGAGAAGAATACGCCTTTCCTCTTAAGATCACTTAAGCCGATTTTAGATAAAAATCCCAATTGTGCCCTGTGGCTGGTTGGCGCTGGACCCTTATTGGATCACATTGCCCGTCTTTCTAAAAAACTTGGCATCGATCGGCAAGTTCATATCGTCGGAGGGATGCCACGCGAGGAAGTTAATCGTTATTATGCCGCTGCAGACCTTTTTGTATTCCCCTCGACGTCCGAAACGCAAGGGCTAGTGATCGGTGAAGCTCAAACATATGGCTTACCTTGTGTTGCTGTTGAAGGGGGAGGGGCAAGCGAGGCTATGCGGCCAAACGAAACCGGATTTGTCGTTCCAAACGAAGAGACACTTTTTACACAAGCCGTAGAAAAACTCATTTATGATGAGCCTCTTCGCAAGCAATTCAGTGCTAACTCAGCAAATCAAAGTGTGATTTATACCCCTCAAAGCATGGCAAGACGAGTAGTAGAAGTCTACGAAAGTGTTCTCTCCCCAAATGCAAACAGAAGCTTAATCAAAACTTCTTAA
- a CDS encoding helix-turn-helix domain-containing protein, whose protein sequence is MKINSIDEWYKYLDSQFTEQSKEAEEASETEKVTVEPEKPTASPAIAHAEPPSAYFTVQEATVALAPPVIEVKEADPIPEMPTIADKPAKQPSITTSIDKTPDSIYDITMPSLEQYMPWLDDSPSEKEAIEVLPVQPKPSKKPVTDPGQGEMEAIIEEIAVFEKAKEPPINKPVRKRKNSDQASPLSAPRPRWRTAEPQVSEEVARMWERLTRHIGFLTTINGYDAETQPTGRRHKTKNRAELISRLLDPVLSLEETALLLSVCPTTIRRYTEKGWLNHHRTAGNQRRFKLSDIVSFLEEHKNSVRLL, encoded by the coding sequence ATGAAAATCAACTCGATTGATGAGTGGTACAAATATTTAGATAGCCAGTTCACAGAGCAATCAAAGGAAGCTGAAGAGGCATCTGAAACGGAGAAAGTAACGGTTGAACCGGAAAAGCCTACTGCATCGCCCGCAATAGCGCATGCAGAGCCGCCTTCTGCTTACTTCACAGTTCAAGAAGCGACAGTTGCCCTAGCTCCTCCAGTCATTGAAGTGAAGGAAGCGGATCCAATTCCCGAAATGCCGACGATAGCGGACAAGCCAGCTAAACAACCGTCTATTACTACGAGCATAGATAAGACACCCGATTCCATTTATGATATCACCATGCCCTCGCTTGAACAATACATGCCCTGGCTCGATGATTCTCCTAGTGAAAAAGAGGCTATTGAAGTATTGCCTGTTCAACCAAAGCCATCAAAGAAACCGGTAACCGATCCTGGGCAAGGGGAGATGGAAGCGATTATCGAAGAGATAGCGGTTTTTGAAAAGGCTAAGGAACCTCCAATTAATAAGCCTGTCCGAAAACGAAAAAATAGCGATCAAGCTTCACCGTTAAGCGCTCCTCGACCTAGATGGCGAACTGCAGAGCCTCAAGTCTCTGAGGAAGTCGCCCGTATGTGGGAACGATTGACACGTCACATCGGCTTCCTAACAACAATAAACGGTTATGACGCTGAAACCCAACCGACTGGACGCCGTCATAAGACCAAGAATCGCGCTGAACTTATCTCTCGATTGCTGGATCCTGTTCTATCACTGGAGGAGACTGCGCTATTGCTGAGTGTTTGCCCTACGACTATTCGCCGTTACACAGAGAAAGGTTGGCTCAATCACCATCGAACAGCCGGCAATCAACGCCGATTCAAGCTCTCCGATATCGTGAGTTTTCTTGAAGAACATAAGAATAGTGTGAGGCTGTTATGA
- the queA gene encoding tRNA preQ1(34) S-adenosylmethionine ribosyltransferase-isomerase QueA has product MNTDLFDYVLPEELIAQDPILERDKSRLLVLHKQTGAIEHRLFSDLVEYLNEGDLIVLNDARVTARRLLGHKSTDVKVEALLLKPLGNNSYEALVKPGRRLKPGAWIEFDDGIRAQVGTSTPFGGRILQFEGNGSVEDRIANAGLVPLPPYIHKQLLDPERYQTVYSQTGGSAAAPTAGLHFTSELLDSIRLKGIGIAKITLDVSLDTFRPVRTDTLEEHPMHGEHYTISPETAEIIRECKGRIIAIGTTAVRALEASAIGKRNVQSGDAFTRIFITPGYEFQVIDGMATNFHLPRTTMLAMVSALSGRENLFHAYRQAVQERYRFLSFGDAMLIVP; this is encoded by the coding sequence ATGAATACCGACCTGTTCGATTATGTTCTACCTGAAGAGTTGATAGCCCAGGATCCAATCCTGGAACGAGATAAGTCGCGCCTACTCGTTCTACACAAACAAACAGGAGCAATCGAACACCGGTTATTCAGCGACTTAGTGGAATACCTGAATGAAGGCGACCTCATAGTCCTCAACGATGCGCGTGTGACGGCGCGGCGCCTATTAGGCCATAAATCCACAGACGTTAAGGTTGAAGCGCTTCTATTGAAGCCTCTCGGAAATAATAGCTATGAAGCGTTGGTCAAGCCGGGGCGAAGGCTCAAACCCGGTGCCTGGATTGAATTTGACGATGGTATTCGCGCCCAAGTCGGTACCAGCACCCCTTTTGGCGGACGTATTCTTCAGTTCGAAGGAAACGGATCTGTCGAAGATCGAATTGCAAATGCGGGTTTAGTCCCATTGCCGCCATATATTCACAAACAACTTTTGGACCCAGAGCGTTATCAAACTGTCTACAGCCAAACCGGTGGTTCGGCGGCGGCCCCAACGGCAGGATTACACTTTACGTCTGAACTATTAGATAGTATTCGCTTAAAGGGTATTGGAATCGCAAAGATCACCCTAGATGTTAGCCTTGACACATTCCGCCCAGTCAGGACTGACACACTTGAAGAACACCCGATGCACGGCGAGCATTACACGATTAGCCCAGAGACTGCCGAGATAATTCGCGAATGTAAAGGTCGTATCATCGCAATTGGCACTACTGCCGTTCGGGCGCTTGAGGCCTCAGCTATCGGCAAGCGCAACGTCCAGTCTGGGGATGCCTTTACACGAATTTTTATCACACCCGGATACGAATTCCAGGTCATAGATGGGATGGCAACCAACTTTCATCTACCGCGCACGACTATGTTGGCGATGGTTAGCGCGCTATCCGGAAGAGAGAACTTATTTCATGCATACCGCCAAGCTGTCCAGGAGCGATACCGCTTTTTGAGCTTCGGCGATGCAATGTTGATTGTGCCTTGA
- a CDS encoding HAD-IA family hydrolase, producing the protein MNEQIVDCKRIRALFFDAGATILKSDFEISKLLVQFAGELGVELSLPYVKQAYDDANREYLLLYSQLFYRGKLAELEEYWHSFGSQLIIKTGCSQPDIKANRLHEMLTEYLLGDNSKAWRSFDDVLPVLNEARLRGLTLGIVSNWDHTLHRVLELLNLKQHFDFVLASAEVGSEKPDTAIFEKALNLAGVDAEEAMHIGDAYDADVAGALAADITPVLIDRNNAYPEAECIRITDLRQLWDYI; encoded by the coding sequence ATGAACGAACAGATAGTTGATTGCAAACGTATCCGCGCTCTATTCTTTGATGCCGGCGCGACGATATTAAAGAGTGATTTTGAAATCTCAAAACTGTTGGTGCAGTTTGCGGGAGAATTGGGTGTTGAACTTTCACTGCCTTATGTTAAACAAGCTTATGATGATGCCAATAGAGAATACCTTCTGCTCTATTCACAACTGTTCTACCGAGGAAAGCTTGCGGAGTTAGAAGAATACTGGCATAGCTTCGGCAGTCAACTAATAATCAAAACGGGTTGTTCTCAGCCTGACATTAAAGCGAACCGACTGCATGAAATGTTAACGGAATATTTGCTAGGCGACAACAGCAAGGCATGGCGTTCATTTGATGATGTCCTGCCGGTATTAAACGAAGCTCGTTTGCGTGGGCTGACGCTAGGGATCGTCTCGAACTGGGATCATACATTACACAGAGTGCTTGAACTGCTAAACTTAAAGCAGCACTTTGATTTCGTCCTAGCCTCGGCTGAGGTAGGAAGTGAAAAGCCGGATACAGCCATCTTTGAAAAGGCTTTAAACCTAGCCGGAGTAGATGCGGAGGAGGCCATGCACATAGGTGATGCCTATGACGCCGATGTTGCGGGAGCGCTTGCAGCAGACATCACGCCTGTCCTCATCGACCGCAATAACGCCTATCCGGAAGCGGAATGCATTCGAATAACCGACTTGCGCCAACTTTGGGACTATATTTAA